A genomic segment from Triticum dicoccoides isolate Atlit2015 ecotype Zavitan chromosome 1A, WEW_v2.0, whole genome shotgun sequence encodes:
- the LOC119302899 gene encoding putative clathrin assembly protein At1g03050, with product MAPSKLRKALGAVKDKTSIGLAKVGGGSGFASPELEVAIVKATKHDENFPADERHIREIVSLTRDSRGSASACVAALSRRLGRTRSWDVALKTLVIVHRLLAEGDPVFEQELFYATRRGTRMLNMSDFCGRASDDDAWDYSAFVRTYAAYLDDRLEHRIQARQGGPNRCKLLRDELYMSPGDRLSREGVDGSKREDAAADADAAKAGAIAPRETPTSEMTLEQLLAKVQQLQHLLDRFIACRPVGAAKTNRVVSVSLYPLVKESVQLYCELTEVMAALMERFPDMESADCERVTGVFCGLAKQIEDLDSFYACPEPEVEEYDMSAARALPAPAEPPAAVEKEPDASETAHAEPEAPLITTDVVDEEADFLNLKADAMSGEEHGRQLALALFDGNPAGSAPTCDVFDPSSADWETALVESASALANQRAMLGGGLDMMALEGMYNHATAANAQAFSGSASSVALRPPGAPMLALPAPPGMCSAAPGGDPFAASMVVPPPTYVQMSDMQTKQQLLTEEQMAWQQYGKNGMQGQGGLAMREQRPQQLMPPGVYHRAS from the exons ATGGCACCGAGCAAGCTCCGCAAGGCGCTGGGAGCGGTCAAGGACAAGACCAGCATCGGTCTGGCCAAGGTGGGCGGCGGCAGCGGTTTCGCGTCGCCGGAGCTCGAAGTGGCCATCGTCAAGGCCACCAAGCACGATGAGAACTTCCCCGCCGATGAGCGCCACATCCGCGAGATCGTCTCGCTCACGCGCGACTCCCGCGGGTCCGCCAGCGCCTGCGTGGCCGCGCTGTCGCGCCGTCTCGGGCGCACCCGGAGTTGGGACGTGGCGCTCAAGACGCTGGTGATCGTGCACCGCCTCCTCGCCGAAGGCGATCCGGTGTTCGAGCAGGAGCTATTCTACGCCACGCGGCGGGGCACGCGCATGCTCAACATGTCCGACTTCTGCGGCCGCGCTAGCGACGACGACGCGTGGGACTACTCCGCGTTCGTCCGCACCTACGCCGCTTACCTCGACGACCGCCTCGAGCACCGGATACAGGCTAGGCAGGGCGGCCCCAACCGCTGCAAGCTGCTCCGCGACGAGCTCTACATGTCCCCCGGAGACCGCCTCAGCCGCGAGGGTGTTGACGGGAGTAAACGGGAGGATGCGGCGGCGGACGCCGACGCCGCCAAGGCGGGGGCGATCGCGCCGAGGGAGACGCCGACGAGCGAGATGACGCTGGAGCAGCTCCTCGCCAAGGTCCAGCAACTGCAGCATCTCCTCGACCGATTCATCGCCTGCCGACCCGTAG GCGCGGCGAAGACGAACCGGGTGGTGTCGGTGTCTCTGTACCCGCTGGTGAAGGAGAGCGTGCAGCTGTACTGCGAGCTCACGGAggtcatggccgcgctcatggagcGGTTCCCGGACATGGAGAGCGCGGACTGCGAGCGCGTGACCGGAGTCTTCTGCGGCCTCGCCAAGCAGATTGAGGATCTCGACTCTTTCTACGCGTG CCCGGAGCCAGAGGTTGAGGAGTACGACATGAGCGCCGCCAGGGCCCTTCCGGCGCCCGCGGAGCCGCCGGCTGCCGTGGAGAAGGAGCCCGATGCCAGCGAGACGGCGCATGCTGAGCCGGAGGCTCCGCTGATCACAACCGACGTGGTCGACGAGGAGGCGGACTTCTTGAACTTGAAGGCGGACGCCATGTCCGGGGAAGAGCACGGGCGGCAGCTGGCGCTGGCCCTGTTCGACGGCAACCCGGCCGGATCGGCGCCGACATGCGACGTGTTCGACCCGTCATCGGCGGACTGGGAGACGGCGTTGGTCGAGTCGGCGAGCGCGCTCGCGAACCAGCGCGCGATGCTAGGGGGCGGGCTCGACATGATGGCCCTCGAAGGCATGTACAACCACGCAACGGCGGCGAACGCGCAGGCGTTCTCCGGCAGCGCGAGCAGCGTGGCCTTGCGGCCGCCCGGAGCGCCCATGCTGGCCCTGCCTGCGCCGCCGGGGATGTGCAGCGCCGCGCCAGGTGGGGACCCCTTCGCGGCGTCGATGGTGGTGCCGCCGCCGACGTACGTGCAGATGTCCGACATGCAGACGAAGCAGCAGCTTCTGACGGAGGAGCAGATGGCGTGGCAACAATATGGCAAGAATGGCATGCAAGGGCAGGGGGGCCTGGCAATGCGAGAGCAGAGACCGCAGCAGCTCATGCCTCCTGGCGTTTACCATCGTGCTTCTTAG